CTGCTTTACCTGAAGAGGGTCAACAGAGGGCTCCAGATGGGAGTGAAGAAGGCTTCCTCTATGCTGGCCACACACAGGTCCTTAGAATTGGCTGTGTTCAGACACTCAAATgagagcagacacagagacagcagttgATCTGGAACACAAACAAATATGTTTATAATTTCTtctatatattttacattagaGAACACATTTCCTGTCAAAGTGAGGTTTACCAATGGCAATATGGATGTCCTTCACTATAGCCTTCAGGTGCTTTTTGAGAGCATGCATCTCCAAGTCCTGAACGAGGaactcctgatctacctgtgatGGTTCAAAGATCATGTCAGGGTCCCAATGAGAGGGGTCCCGGTCCATCTGTGTCAGGAACTGCTCCATATCCTCAAACAAATTCTCCCTGTCCAGAGTATGGGGAACATCACTATCCAACTCTGCCTCGTTGGCATTGTGGTCATGGGAGGAGGAGATATTGAGAGAGGCATCGGAGGACAGACTGTGACCTGTGCCAGATTTTGAAACGTTCTGATGAGAGTCTGAGATCAACAAGCTCTGAGTGCTGCGGGAGGGTTTCATGGGCAGGGCAGGACTTGCAGGTAGACTCTTGCTCACGATTGGATAAAGCCTGTTGTAAACTCTGTACTGGAGCCTTTTCAGTAGCTTAATCACAGGGTGGTCTGGACAGCTAGGATACACAGAGCACACAACAAGTTACTCCTCTATTGAAATGGAAATGAAGTAACATTATGTTTGGCAAAATATATGACTGCCTTGTGCTGCCTCGTGTTCAGTACCTGAGAAGACATGAAACAAGGCCGGTGACCAAGGTTGCATCATCAGGATTTTTCTTGAGTTTCGCTTTCCAAAGCTTGGGCCAGTCCTGTAGGTCAAACACATACACAGGATGAGGACACAACTTGACAACAGTCACTTAGCCAATAACCTTATCATTCCCTGAAAACACTGAAGTTCACTTATCAACACAAAGGCTTGTCAATTTGTTACTGAACTCTGAACTCACATGATCTTGTTCATATTCCAAAATATTTGTGTACAGAACACGTTGTTCCTGTTCTTCTCCATTAATTGTTCCAGACGCAGCAAACCTCCTGCATACAGCACAGACAGATTACTAATCTGATATATGGATGTAACTGGAGCTCAGCTCCAAGCACCATTCATTGACTTTCATTCATGGGTGGATTGAGTGGTCAATGAAGGGAAATCGTTTGGAAATATTCTATACTTAACTGCAAGCACACAAGTATCAGCTTTCTGTTCTGATTCTAATCCCTACACAGTTATAATTCTGACATTTCTTATGCTGTTAGCCTGCAAGGCCATACAACTGTGAGGCTTGTACTGTGATGTGTAACGAGCTCTACTGTCTAGGTGGATGAATGTTCACCTGTTGGCCTCCTCCTGCAGCCTCAGTCTCCTTTCCTCCATCTTCCTTTGGAGCTTCACAGACATTAAGGAAATCTTCCCAAATGTCCACTAGCTCTAAACATAATATAGCAGCTCACCCCAAAGCTATATGCCTACCACCATGGACAACCAACAGCATTCATTATCTCAGAAGGTGTTTACCTTTAAAACACCAATAGGTCGATCACTATAATAGATGATGTAAACCTTTAGGCTACTCCTTGCATGGTCTGCGGGGGTGTCCGGTACACCAGTGCATGAGGTGTCTGGGATGTGTGTTCCAAGGATCACACGTAGGGATCCTTGAACCAAGATCCCATCATTTGGATCCTGGTCTTACTCAAGTGGACAGTCTTACCCAATAACCCCTAgacttatataataataataataaactaatCCCGAAAGTCTAGCCTGACGAGTCGATAACTCACACCAAATTCTTCCGCTGCTCTGTCATTCGCtacatactttagtctgagactgccatcattGAAATCGTGTTTGTGATGACGAGGggcgttgtacaaaacaaagtaatCAGCGATTGGATCTTCTCTAACCAGTCatagtatcaaagccaatgacaaTGTCAAACTGCTGCTTTACCCACGTGTGTTCTGGCTCCGGCCCAACCAACAAATCAGACGGTCCCGAATGTGTTCGTATTCGATGAAGGGTcggggaggtactcagatccagactcactGCAGAGAAGAAACTAACGTCCGTGGCTTAGTGTTTGGCTGGAGCAAGGACTGGTAGCCAGGCAACTGAAAGTCCACATTAAATATCAGAAACAAAGGATACAGCATCTTGCCTGGCCTTGGCAATAATCAGGTTCTCCATCATCTGCCTCTGAAGAGAGAGAGTCTGAAAGAAAATGTATAAATATTTAGGATTTCTAAACCCTTTCTAGAGATGTTAAAAGCATGCATGTCAGATATCTCACACACAATGTAATTAGTAAATAAGAAAAGCAATATTTTCCAGGAGGCAGAACTCTTGTTGAAAGGTAAAGATAAGTTATTATCACCTCAACACTACAACCAGTATTAGCCTGAGGTCGGCTAACTGCTGACCGATTGCATTATATATGGCTTATCAGGGTCTGAACAATGAAACGTCATAGTTTAAGGGTTGTCATTGATTGCACTCGAGTAGGCTACTGGAGAACTAACCACCCTGCGAGTATATACGAGGAAGTCTGTGCTACATCTCTTAGTGTGCATAACGCATCATTGGAACAATTAAAGTACATGGATATAAAaagtacaaaagtatgtggacatctgttcgtcattaatatggagttggtcccccctttgctgctataacagcctccctcttctgggaaggctttccacaagacgttggaacattgctgcggggacttgtttccattcagccacaagagcattagtgaggtcgggcactgatgttgggcgattaggcctggcttgtattcggtgttccaattcatcccatgtttaatggggttgaggtcagggctctttgcagtcaagttcttccacacctatcttgacaaaccatttctgtatggacctcgctttgtgcacaggggcattgtcatgctaaaacaggaaagggctttccccaaactggttgccacaaagttggaagcacagaatcgtagGAAGCACATAATCGTCTAGAATGGCATTGTATtctgatttcccttcactggaactaagggcctAGCCCTGAAacataaaaaacagccccagaccatcattcctcatccaccaaacttcacagttggtactatgcattcgggcaggtagtgttctcctggcattttccaaacccagatttgtccctTGAACTGCCATATGGTGAAGATTGATTCATCAATCTAGAGAACACTTTTCCACTGCTACAGAGCAAACACttctcccgacgaacagttattgtgctgacgatgctttcagaggcagttttTTGGTAGTATCGAGGACAGACTATCTTTATGCGCCATGAGCGTTAGctctcggcggtcccgttctgtgaacttgtggCCTACCACAATTGCAATTCTGTAGATCATCACATTCTTCACCAGCCTATTGATTTCATATGAACACACATGACTTTTGCAATTTCGGCACAGCAACGGCTTTCAAACGCTCTCACTGCGTATCTTACATATCCCAGCTTCACGAGTAGGCAGATACTTCTTCAAACATCAGTAAAaactccctcaacatcagcaagacaaaggagctgatcgtggactacaggatacggagggctgagcacacccccattcagaTCAACAGAGCTgttgtggagcgggtcgagagcttcaagttcctctgtgtccatgtCCCTAAGGATCTagcatggtccacacacaccaacgtagtcgtgaagagggaacgacagcgcctcttctccctcaggaagctgaaaagatttggcatggtccCTCAGATCTTTAAAAAGTTCTACGGCTGCACCATTGACAGCATCTTGGCTGGCTGCATCATCGTGTGGCATGGCAACTGCATGGCatcgaccgcaaggcgctacagagggtagtgcgtattgcccagtacatcactggggccgagcttcctgtcatccagaacccctataccagacggtgtcagaggaaggccctaaaggttttccaagactccagccaccctactcCTGCTACTGTTAATTTTCTGTTATTGTGGATTattcactttattcctagttgtacagtaccagtaaaaagttgaCACGCCTGCTCATTTCAGGGTTAACTTTTTCTGttttctccattgtagaataatagtgaagacatcaaaactatgaaataacacatatggaatcatgtaataactaaaaaaaagaagaaaaaaaagtgttaaacaaatcaaaatatattttatatttgagattcttcaaagtaatcaaactgttgccttgatgacagctttgcacactgatgtctacactattattttacaatgtagttACTTTAAATATTTGTGTATGCTAATTTCTTTCATATTTTCTCTTTTTATCGACTATTtagaacatacaatatacttgcagtgaagccgctcaacaactacatcacattagtcatctaacagactcgcATCCGGAGTGACACACAGAAGCAACaagggtcaatgccctgctcaagggcacatcgacggATCTCCCACAAGTTCAAAAATGGGGATCCGAATCAGCGATCCATCAGCCACTGGCCCAAGCTCCCAACCGCCAGCCCTCCAAGATTCCCACCCCCACAGTTCCTcaagagctgcccctcaaccatccaagacccccaccaccaccccgagaatgtttaaaaaaatatatatacataattccattccccacccccaagacCCCCCAAATGTACCAAAAACAAACTAAATGAACAAAAGACAACGAGAAAggaaaacaacaatgcaaaaaacttgtccaaacttttgactggtactgtatgtacacatCTACTCAATTACCTTGTATCCCTGCacatcctgactcagtactggtaccctgtgtatgtagccaagttatcgttactcattgtttATGTATTATTACTTTTctaatatttctctctctgcattgttgggaagggcccgtaagtctACACCcattgtttacgaagcatgtgacaaataaaattggatttgattgagCCGAGAATAAAAGCTCTCCATTTCAGATTCTGATCATTTATAGAGCTACAatgccttcacctcctcctcttttgAGACAAAGGAAATCAAAACAAAACCACTCCTGGTCCCTCTGACTACCTTTCTTAATGCCTCCTTTAACATATTTGTGACCTCAAATTGATAGTTGTTGACAAATTGCACTCCCACCAGAAACCGAAGTTCTCCCGTCTTCCATTCATTCTCAATTAATTAATTCAATCGCGCAGCATCAGAATCAACCTGCACTTCCACCATTTTCCCTCCTGAGCTCTTGTTGGGTCCATCTTTGATTTGATACCAACATCAGGtactcaagtgtgtgtgtgcccgtgcacAATATGTGTAGTGAATATAACAGCTGTGTGGATTTCACAACCTTTCTTCTTTACTTTGGATGACATTTCAATTGTGATAAATTGAGGGTACTTGTTAGTAAACGAGTTAGTAATTTTAATACTGTGTGTCATATTACAGTAGAACAAAGCTAAAAAGACCGTTTGTGATATCCACACAGACGTTATATCCACTACATAAAagtttgacacacacacaaactttgtTAAACTGAAtatggtgtgtggtgtctgtTTGGTAGAAGTGACataacacacaaacactgacCAGAGAAGTCTTCTGTGTCCGGGCCTGAGCAGGGGGCAGTCGGGCCAGACGAGCTTCACAATTTGCTTTCAACTTCTGGTTCAACCGTGATGCCTCCTCTATGGGTGTAAGCTCCCTTTCATATACACAAAAACATACAGAAATATTTAGTCACATCTTACCAAAGGTTTAAAAAGTATCAAGACTACAACTGGGGTGGGCACACTATGTGCATTTCAGTTCTGCAGTATTAAAATACTCTGCACTATCCAAGTCTGTTTTTAAgtcattcatttaaaaaaaacataatatacactgtgtacaaaacatgacgcctctttccatgacagactgaccaggtaactccaagtgaaagctataatcccttgatgtcccttgttaaatccacttcaaccaatgtagatgaaagggaggagacaagttaaagagggaattctaagccttgagacagtgccttcggaaagtatacTGACCCCTCGACtttgcacattttgttatgttacagccttattataaaatgtaatAAATAGTTTCTCcctcattctacacacaatacaccataatgatgaagcaaaaacaggtttggaaatgtttgctaatttatattaAAATTCTAATTAaatacatttccataagtattcaggcccaaTTTGTTGAAgcaacgattacagcctcaagtcttcttggcaaacctgtatttgaggagtttctcccattcttctctgcagatcctctcaagctctgtcaggttggatggggagcgcggCTGCACATCTATTTAAGTCACTCCAGAGTTGTTTGAAcaggttcaagtccgagctctggctgggtcatcaaggacattcagagacttttcccgaaaccactcctgccttgttttggctgtgtgcatagggtggttgtccagttggaaggtgaaccttcaccccagtctgaggtcctgagcactctggagcaggttttcatcaaggactttttggcaaactccaagcgggttgtcatgtcccttttactgaggattggtttctgtctggccattctactataaaggcctgattggtgtgctgcagagatgggagaaccttccagaaggacaaccatctccacagaggaactctagagctctaccagagtgaccatcgagttgtTAGTCActtccttgaccaaggcccttctcccccgattgctcagtttggccgggaggccagTTCTAGGAtcagtcttggtgattccaaacttcttcagtttaagaatgatggtgaccactgtgttcttggggacattcaatgctgcagaaatgttttggtaacattccccagatctgtgcctcgacacaatcctgtctcagagctctatggacaattccttcaacctcatggcttggtttttgctcagacatacactgtcaactttgggaccttatattgacaggtgtgtgcctttccaaattatgtccaatcaattgaatttaccacagtagAACTGCAATCAAGttttgaaacatctcaaggatgatcaatcgaaacaggaggcacctgagctcaatttcgagtctcatagcaaagggtctggatACTTAGGTAAATTAGATGTTTTTCATTTGTAATATATTTGCAAATAAAATACCTAAAGCTGTTTTCGCTTTgccattatgtggtattgtgtgtagattgctgaggattttttttgtttccattttagaataaggctgtaatgtaacaaaatgtgtaaaaaagggaaggggtctgaatagtcagccgtttcccatgtgtatcaagaatgatccaccacccaaaggacatccagccaacttgacaactgtgggaagcattggagtcaacaatggccagcatccctgtggaacgctagacaccttgtggagtccgtaccccgacaaattgaggctgttctgagggaaaaggagggtgcaactcaatattaggaaggtgttcctactgttttgtgcactcagtgtatctGCAATAATAGTGGAATTTTATTCACAAAACAAATATTTTGGAACGATACAAAATTGCATTCTGATGGTGCAGCCTTCCTAATTGACAACAAAAGACGTTGTCAAATTGGAAAGCTGCACCCTCCCTTCAGTGTCTCATGGAGGCTTGGTAATCTCCTCAGGAGCAGAATAAACAATGGTAGACTTGGGTAGTAGAattcgctctgccatttcctggttttaATAAggtcagtttgtgacaaaacaagcaagtatagtgtagagaatcattgtacatCTAAACTGATGTGAAACATATTttaaataaccaaaaatattgtattttcagatgTTTGAAACTGGTGTTCAAAACCGAGAGTAAAAAGATGAAAAAACGTGGGGGAGGGGAGTAAAGCTAGCAGGGGGAGAAttgtttgaattcaggctgttgtTGCAATTCGCTTAGTTTCCACAAGGGGCCACATTCTACATGTATATTACTTAATCACCTGCCTCTTTCACAATGTAAAAAAGTTCTAAATTGACAACCATTCTCCAATTGACTTCTGACGAAGGCGTCTCATGAATACTGTAAACAGAGTCCTTCTGCTGTCACTGAAGGGCTATTTATATTTCCCATTTGCACCCCGATTGTTTAGTCCTCAGTTTCTATGATAACTCACTTCCTGGTGTCCTGTGACTCCACTGTCTGCAACCTCTGGAAGACTTCTGGGGGCAGGAAGAGGGAGACCACCCCTCCACCCTCAGAGAGAACTCTGCGGTGTCCAGGCCTGGGGTTATATTTAGGTCCCGAGTCAATAATCTTCTCTTGTGGTTGTGGCAAAACtagaggagggacaggaggatgATACATTCTGGGAAAAAGTCATATGAAAAACATAACAAAATTTGAGGATAAATATATTTACCAATCTTTCCAGGGTTTACTGCAACAGATGGGGCTACGGCTGTGGTCAGGCTGAGTGCTGCTGAGTTGGTTGGTGTGGTGGTGGAAGagggaggggtttcatctctctTTCCTATGAAGGACTTGACTCTCTCCAAACACTGCTCAGCTAGCCTCAACATCTTTTCCACCTCTACTgctaccatctcctcctcctctgggtgAGGAAAGAGAAAATAAAATAGCAGTTAGTGAAGAAATGATAAATAAACACAGCCATTAAGATGTAGTTGCAGTCCCATCTTGAAAGCATCACAACAACTCATTTACAGAGCACATCTTGAATGAAAGGAGATGTATGAACTGTCCTTTATTTAGTTTTGCATAATGGAATATAGTCCAGGTCTCATCTTACTCCTTGATTCAGCATCCTCCAGAAGTGCGTGGGAGATGAAATTGATACTCCTCAAGTATTCACAGTAAGCTTCCTAGAGAGAAAAAGTCAGCTGTAAACTTCCAACAGTTGAAACATAATAGCATTAAAACATATAGATAGAACATGATCACATAATACCAACAGGGCAACTACCGTAACAAATGATATCGCAGcagttacatttttttattttacagtcATGATGACAGGGAAaaaaattgttacatgttgccaCTGCAGAGAAGGGTGTGATTGCAGCCCGCAATTACCTGTGCAGTTCGATCCACCATAATAATTTTGCAGACCATAATTAATCTACTTACATTTAAATTATATTACTATAAAACTATATTATAATTTCCAACATTTGGTCGGCCATTTATTTGTCAACTATAGTGTGATACATGCAGCGTCTCTTTTGTCATAACTTGTTGGCctagaacagtggttcccaaactttttatagtcccgtaccccttcaaacattcaacctccagctgcgtaccccctctagcaccagggtcagcgcactcaaatgttttttttttttaccaacattgccggcctgacacacacacacacactatacgatacatttattaaacataagaatgagggtgagtttgtcacttcccacgagccgggttgtgatgacaaagagctcttataggaccaggtaACAaaaaataatcaataattttgctctttatttaaccatcttacatataaaaccttattggTTCATcggaaattgtgaataactcactacaggttaatgagaagggtgtgcttgaaaggatgcacataactctgcaatgttgggttgaaTTGGAGAGTCtaagtcttaaataattttccacacacagtctgtgcctgtatttggTTGTCAtgcgagaatccactctcacataggtacgtggttgcaaagggcatcagtgtcttaacagcatgATTTGCAAAGGCAGGATACTCTGggtgcagcccaatccagaaatctggtagtgtcttctgattaaattcaattgtcacagaaccgcttgttgcaatttcgatgagggataattgcgcacccaactcactcaggtgcgtcgctatgtcacatttgacattgtccgtcaaatgagttcatttgcacacacacaaaaaaaatcatacaatgatggaaatacctgtgtgttgtccttgttaatgcagacagagaagggctccaacttcttaatcatagtcgcaattttgtcccgcacattgtatatagttgcggagagtccctgtaatactatattcagatcattcaggcaagaAAAAACCTCACCCAGATAGGCCCGTCgcgtgagaaactcgtcatcatgcaagcggtcagacaagtgaaaatggcCAGTAAAAAAAATGTTAAGCTCATCTTTCAATTAAAAAAAGAAATGTATGCGTTATATGGTCAGTGCCTATAGTG
This sequence is a window from Oncorhynchus gorbuscha isolate QuinsamMale2020 ecotype Even-year linkage group LG01, OgorEven_v1.0, whole genome shotgun sequence. Protein-coding genes within it:
- the vps9d1 gene encoding VPS9 domain-containing protein 1, with translation MKPLQNAMKMAKVAIQLDAGNREKEAYCEYLRSINFISHALLEDAESRKEEEMVAVEVEKMLRLAEQCLERVKSFIGKRDETPPSSTTTPTNSAALSLTTAVAPSVAVNPGKIVLPQPQEKIIDSGPKYNPRPGHRRVLSEGGGVVSLFLPPEVFQRLQTVESQDTRKELTPIEEASRLNQKLKANCEARLARLPPAQARTQKTSLTLSLQRQMMENLIIAKARQDALQRKMEERRLRLQEEANRRFAASGTINGEEQEQRVLYTNILEYEQDHDWPKLWKAKLKKNPDDATLVTGLVSCLLSCPDHPVIKLLKRLQYRVYNRLYPIVSKSLPASPALPMKPSRSTQSLLISDSHQNVSKSGTGHSLSSDASLNISSSHDHNANEAELDSDVPHTLDRENLFEDMEQFLTQMDRDPSHWDPDMIFEPSQVDQEFLVQDLEMHALKKHLKAIVKDIHIAIDQLLSLCLLSFECLNTANSKDLCVASIEEAFFTPIWSPLLTLFRKVHRERELSFESSMRLYQDASPGDVGVASKLYPQDHVVLHGSYPYESAVQELRLLCRDCCPQKKLECIVRTLRLICACAEDYCCLHEADSKTATIGADDLLPILSYVALHCELPQLVSECAALEEFIHEGYLIGEEGYCLTSMQSALQYVESLHTGGFQLHNTKSA